A DNA window from Drosophila virilis strain 15010-1051.87 chromosome 4, Dvir_AGI_RSII-ME, whole genome shotgun sequence contains the following coding sequences:
- the LOC6628932 gene encoding uncharacterized protein isoform X2 — protein MLIPGTLAGKSSITYGATKHARPRSYCPEIRGVAGEPNYKSVNLTWEVEFVTSAHDTDTNANTNTNTNTNTNTITDSNAIVNGNGHGHGVTNMTIGSTVEPPKAFQIFYCEMQNYGPQRCRVKLVNATAAELPTPGQAYVDTQVQHFAAAVDNLRMATRYSFHIRPVQPRRLRSSSARSEFHAENEIEGASAHLPGQSIIIPTKGFSAHATQCLAHASEIEVETGPYFGGRIVVDGGNCGIKGNANDPADKYTMRIDHKQCGSMVKPETNTVETFITVQENLGIFTHSTRRFVVVCSYQSGMQTVRASFTVPGKNSGVAAAIEPNDPFQPDEERLGRELRHMRYVNKSELVLKETEEESVEQPALVMETQPPEPQQQLGRQQGRALSLASLNELNGLAQSTLVAPAPVPVPEQAQLSSKYAKLVVEQGPGAWMSARAQADANDDDEFYAASLRYISANLGSVLVTVSISVIIISICLVLLQRQRLSGSQSHLASLSCPAAHLPHKTLPRALQQQYQCTL, from the exons ATGCTAATTCCCGGCACACTCGCTGGCAAATCCTCCATCACTTACGGTGCCACAAAACACGCTCGCCCGAGATCTTATTGCCCAG AGATACGCGGCGTTGCTGGTGAACCAAATTACAAATCGGTGAATCTGACCTGGGAAGTTGAGTTCGTGACGTCGGCCCATGACACAGATACGAAtgccaataccaataccaatacgaatacgaatacgaatacaatTACCGATTCGAATGCCATTGTGAATGGgaatgggcatgggcatggcgTGACAAATATGACCATTGGCAGCACTGTGGAGCCACCCAAAGCCTTTCAGATCTTCTACTGTGAAATGCAGAACTATGGACCGCAGCGATGCCGCGTCAAGCTGGTGAATGCCACCGCCGCCGAGCTGCCCACACCTGGGCAGGCGTATGTCGA CACTCAAGTGCAGCACTTCGCCGCCGCCGTGGACAATCTGAGAATGGCCACCCGATACAGCTTCCACATACGCCCAGTGCAGCCGCGTCGCctacgcagcagcagcgcacgCTCCGAGTTTCATGCCGAGAATGAGATCGAGGGAGCGTCAGCTCATCTGCCCGGCCAGAGCATCATTATACCCACCAAGGGCT TCTCCGCCCATGCGACGCAGTGTCTGGCGCATGCCTCCGAGATTGAGGTAGAGACGGGTCCCTATTTTGGCGGTCGCATCGTTGTCGACGGCGGCAATTGTGGCATCAAGGGCAATGCCAATGATCCAGCTGATAAATATACCATGCGCATCGATCATAAGCAATGCGGCAGCATGGTCAAGCCGGAGACGAACACCGTGGAGACCTTCATCACAGTCCAAGAGAATTTGGGCATCTTTACGCACAGCACCAGACG CTTTGTTGTCGTCTGCAGCTATCAGTCGGGCATGCAAACCGTGCGAGCCAGCTTTACGGTGCCCGGCAAGAATTCAGGCGTGGCAGCCGCCATCGAGCCCAACGATCCCTTCCAGCCGGATGAGGAGCGTTTGGGTCGGGAACTACGGCACATGCGCTATGTGAACAAAAGCGAACTGGTGCTCAAGGAAACGGAAGAGGAATCCGTGGAGCAGCCGGCCTTGGTAATGGAAACACAGCCGCCCGAGCCCCAGCAACAGCTGGGACGGCAGCAGGGACGCGCTCTCAGCCTGGCCAGTCTGAATGAGCTGAACGGCCTGGCGCAGTCGACGTTGGTGGCGCCGGCGCCGGTGCCGGTGCCAGAGCAGGCGCAGCTGAGCAGCAAGTATGCCAAGCTGGTGGTGGAGCAGGGGCCGGGCGCCTGGATGTCCGCTCGGGCTCAGGCGGATgcaaatgatgatgatgagt TCTATGCCGCCTCGCTGCGTTATATAAGCGCCAATCTGGGCAGCGTGCTGGTAACTGTTTCCATATCTGTGATAATCATCAGCATTTGCCTCGTTTTGCTGCAGCGTCAGCGATTGTCCGGGTCGCAATCGCATTTGGCCTCCCTCAGCTGCCCCGCCGCCCATCTGCCGCACAAGACGTTGCCCCGCGCACTGCAGCAACAGTATCAGTGCACCTTGTAA
- the LOC6628932 gene encoding uncharacterized protein isoform X1, whose translation MSNKSMAGSSCCMLLLPLMLLLLMLLLLPAMSNAATRRARISGNNNSSSNNSHNEPLTESQQTAAAAAAAGKLKTSTGSDNSSSYNNADSKYEIRGVAGEPNYKSVNLTWEVEFVTSAHDTDTNANTNTNTNTNTNTITDSNAIVNGNGHGHGVTNMTIGSTVEPPKAFQIFYCEMQNYGPQRCRVKLVNATAAELPTPGQAYVDTQVQHFAAAVDNLRMATRYSFHIRPVQPRRLRSSSARSEFHAENEIEGASAHLPGQSIIIPTKGFSAHATQCLAHASEIEVETGPYFGGRIVVDGGNCGIKGNANDPADKYTMRIDHKQCGSMVKPETNTVETFITVQENLGIFTHSTRRFVVVCSYQSGMQTVRASFTVPGKNSGVAAAIEPNDPFQPDEERLGRELRHMRYVNKSELVLKETEEESVEQPALVMETQPPEPQQQLGRQQGRALSLASLNELNGLAQSTLVAPAPVPVPEQAQLSSKYAKLVVEQGPGAWMSARAQADANDDDEFYAASLRYISANLGSVLVTVSISVIIISICLVLLQRQRLSGSQSHLASLSCPAAHLPHKTLPRALQQQYQCTL comes from the exons ATGTCAAACAAATCAAtggcaggcagcagctgctgcatgttgctgctgccgttgatgctgctgctgctgatgctgctattgctgccgGCAATGTCAAATGCGGCAACACGACGCGCCCGAATatcaggcaacaacaacagcagcagcaacaatagccaCAATGAGCCGCTGACAGAGTCCCaacagacagcagcagcagcagcagccgcaggaaaattgaaaacatctacaggcagcgacaacagcagcagctacaacaatgcAGACAGCAAATATG AGATACGCGGCGTTGCTGGTGAACCAAATTACAAATCGGTGAATCTGACCTGGGAAGTTGAGTTCGTGACGTCGGCCCATGACACAGATACGAAtgccaataccaataccaatacgaatacgaatacgaatacaatTACCGATTCGAATGCCATTGTGAATGGgaatgggcatgggcatggcgTGACAAATATGACCATTGGCAGCACTGTGGAGCCACCCAAAGCCTTTCAGATCTTCTACTGTGAAATGCAGAACTATGGACCGCAGCGATGCCGCGTCAAGCTGGTGAATGCCACCGCCGCCGAGCTGCCCACACCTGGGCAGGCGTATGTCGA CACTCAAGTGCAGCACTTCGCCGCCGCCGTGGACAATCTGAGAATGGCCACCCGATACAGCTTCCACATACGCCCAGTGCAGCCGCGTCGCctacgcagcagcagcgcacgCTCCGAGTTTCATGCCGAGAATGAGATCGAGGGAGCGTCAGCTCATCTGCCCGGCCAGAGCATCATTATACCCACCAAGGGCT TCTCCGCCCATGCGACGCAGTGTCTGGCGCATGCCTCCGAGATTGAGGTAGAGACGGGTCCCTATTTTGGCGGTCGCATCGTTGTCGACGGCGGCAATTGTGGCATCAAGGGCAATGCCAATGATCCAGCTGATAAATATACCATGCGCATCGATCATAAGCAATGCGGCAGCATGGTCAAGCCGGAGACGAACACCGTGGAGACCTTCATCACAGTCCAAGAGAATTTGGGCATCTTTACGCACAGCACCAGACG CTTTGTTGTCGTCTGCAGCTATCAGTCGGGCATGCAAACCGTGCGAGCCAGCTTTACGGTGCCCGGCAAGAATTCAGGCGTGGCAGCCGCCATCGAGCCCAACGATCCCTTCCAGCCGGATGAGGAGCGTTTGGGTCGGGAACTACGGCACATGCGCTATGTGAACAAAAGCGAACTGGTGCTCAAGGAAACGGAAGAGGAATCCGTGGAGCAGCCGGCCTTGGTAATGGAAACACAGCCGCCCGAGCCCCAGCAACAGCTGGGACGGCAGCAGGGACGCGCTCTCAGCCTGGCCAGTCTGAATGAGCTGAACGGCCTGGCGCAGTCGACGTTGGTGGCGCCGGCGCCGGTGCCGGTGCCAGAGCAGGCGCAGCTGAGCAGCAAGTATGCCAAGCTGGTGGTGGAGCAGGGGCCGGGCGCCTGGATGTCCGCTCGGGCTCAGGCGGATgcaaatgatgatgatgagt TCTATGCCGCCTCGCTGCGTTATATAAGCGCCAATCTGGGCAGCGTGCTGGTAACTGTTTCCATATCTGTGATAATCATCAGCATTTGCCTCGTTTTGCTGCAGCGTCAGCGATTGTCCGGGTCGCAATCGCATTTGGCCTCCCTCAGCTGCCCCGCCGCCCATCTGCCGCACAAGACGTTGCCCCGCGCACTGCAGCAACAGTATCAGTGCACCTTGTAA